The following proteins are encoded in a genomic region of Fervidobacterium pennivorans DSM 9078:
- a CDS encoding alpha-glucosidase encodes MIEINDKSIRLKLGSFELMHKKDFPMFAVGYGENTYEMSHGNFNISKYYKIKIPLREFKVISKTSESYEILFYSHSGEELKCRFNISMDALNIEILSHSEQLNRFWIYIPASENEEIYGCGEQYSYLNLRSKRVPLWVSEQGVGRNKREIITHFANFKDDAGGDWYTTYFPQPTFVSSKNYYAIVHSYAYSEFDFSHRDFHELEIHEIPQKIEFGVGESLIDTVIKLSKNIGLPNPLPEWIYNGVILGLQGGRDVVMPKIMNALEKGLKITGLWIQDWEGKRITTFGKQLMWNWVYDESMYPDLPGMINQLKSMGIRTLGYINTFLALEGSLYKEASQKGYLVKKNNGEEYHVVVTTFPAALVDFTNPEAREWIKNVIKSNMIGIGLSGWMADFGEYLPTDAVLYDGTQAELYHNRYPVEWAKINAEVVQEAGKKGEVVFFMRAGNLYSAKYSTLFWHGDQLVNWSRDDGLPSVIVAALSMTMSGIGLTHSDIGGYTTLAKNVPDIVVTKRTKELFMRWAEQATFTPVMRTHEGNWPDENWQFDSDEETLEHFARMSKVHYALKPYIKHLVEEYTCKGKPIIMPLNLKYKVDNVEELKYQYLFGEDLLVAPVVESGQNVKKVFLPDDEWIHLWSGKKYSGGIYEIETPIGYPPVFYRLSSRWKDIFEKAGGVE; translated from the coding sequence ATGATAGAGATTAACGATAAATCAATTAGATTAAAGCTGGGAAGTTTTGAATTGATGCATAAGAAGGATTTTCCTATGTTTGCAGTGGGTTATGGTGAAAATACATACGAAATGTCGCATGGGAATTTTAACATTTCAAAATACTACAAAATTAAGATACCGCTGAGAGAGTTCAAAGTGATATCGAAAACGTCAGAAAGTTATGAAATACTCTTCTATTCCCATAGCGGTGAAGAACTGAAATGTAGATTCAATATTAGCATGGACGCGCTGAATATTGAAATACTATCACATTCAGAACAATTAAACAGATTTTGGATTTACATACCTGCGTCCGAAAATGAGGAAATATACGGATGCGGTGAACAATACTCTTATTTAAACTTGCGTTCAAAAAGAGTTCCGTTGTGGGTTTCAGAGCAGGGCGTTGGAAGGAATAAGAGGGAAATCATAACCCATTTTGCGAACTTCAAAGATGATGCAGGAGGAGATTGGTACACCACCTACTTTCCTCAACCAACGTTTGTTTCAAGTAAAAATTACTACGCAATAGTGCATAGTTATGCTTACAGTGAATTCGATTTCTCGCACAGAGATTTCCATGAGCTTGAAATACACGAAATACCGCAGAAGATAGAATTTGGCGTTGGAGAGTCGCTTATTGACACGGTAATAAAACTTTCCAAAAATATCGGTCTTCCAAACCCGCTTCCTGAATGGATATACAATGGAGTAATTCTGGGGCTTCAGGGCGGGCGAGATGTGGTCATGCCAAAAATTATGAATGCACTTGAAAAAGGTTTGAAAATAACTGGGCTTTGGATCCAAGATTGGGAAGGCAAACGTATTACAACTTTCGGAAAACAGTTGATGTGGAACTGGGTCTATGATGAGAGCATGTATCCAGATTTGCCTGGAATGATAAATCAACTCAAAAGTATGGGAATAAGGACGCTTGGGTATATAAACACATTCCTTGCTTTGGAGGGCTCGCTCTACAAAGAAGCTTCACAAAAGGGATATCTTGTTAAAAAGAACAACGGTGAAGAGTACCACGTTGTAGTTACAACCTTCCCAGCGGCACTTGTCGATTTCACAAACCCAGAAGCCAGGGAATGGATAAAGAACGTCATCAAATCAAATATGATAGGTATTGGACTTTCTGGTTGGATGGCTGACTTTGGAGAATACCTACCAACAGACGCTGTTTTGTACGATGGAACACAGGCAGAGCTATACCACAACAGGTATCCCGTGGAGTGGGCAAAAATAAACGCAGAAGTGGTCCAAGAAGCTGGAAAAAAAGGCGAAGTTGTGTTTTTCATGAGGGCGGGAAATCTTTACAGTGCTAAGTACTCAACACTTTTCTGGCATGGAGACCAGCTTGTGAATTGGTCGAGGGATGATGGATTACCCTCCGTTATTGTTGCAGCACTCTCTATGACAATGTCAGGAATAGGACTCACTCATTCTGATATAGGTGGATACACAACGTTAGCAAAAAACGTACCTGACATAGTTGTGACAAAACGAACGAAAGAATTATTTATGAGATGGGCTGAGCAGGCGACATTCACACCAGTTATGAGAACACATGAAGGTAATTGGCCAGATGAGAACTGGCAGTTCGACTCAGATGAAGAGACGTTGGAGCACTTTGCACGGATGAGCAAAGTGCATTATGCTTTGAAACCATATATAAAGCATCTCGTTGAAGAGTACACCTGTAAAGGAAAGCCGATAATAATGCCTCTAAACCTAAAGTACAAGGTTGATAATGTCGAAGAGTTGAAGTATCAATATCTTTTTGGAGAAGATTTATTGGTAGCCCCCGTTGTAGAAAGTGGTCAAAACGTAAAAAAAGTGTTTTTACCAGACGATGAATGGATACATTTGTGGAGTGGTAAAAAGTACTCAGGAGGTATCTACGAAATAGAAACCCCGATAGGTTATCCGCCCGTGTTTTACAGGTTGAGTTCTCGCTGGAAAGATATTTTTGAGAAGGCAGGTGGCGTGGAATGA
- a CDS encoding LacI family DNA-binding transcriptional regulator produces the protein MVKRKKFATIKDVADASGFSINTVSRALSGRGYVKKETKEKILRVAAELGYTRDCTASALRTRKTHLIGVVVVDNTNPFYAEVIKGIELEARNYGYTILLVNTDRNYENEEKAINTLLQRRVDGLIITAVQTRIDDILRLVHQGIPNVVIGARFENIPTNYVCSDDERGGYIAMKYLLDTGHKNVLFLNAQKYKYAARVREQGMRKALNEYELTLENKVEFGVIYSNEGFENAYETFQMFLQKTKKDFKYDAIICYNDIFAYAVIKLLKEHGLKIPEELSVVGFDDISFSSIIEPPLTTVATDKIRLGREAFKSLIKNIETGSISQIILPVELIIRNSTKNRSNGNP, from the coding sequence ATGGTGAAAAGAAAAAAGTTTGCAACAATAAAAGATGTTGCTGATGCTTCAGGATTCTCCATCAACACTGTTTCGCGTGCACTAAGTGGGCGCGGATACGTAAAAAAGGAGACCAAGGAAAAAATTCTCCGAGTTGCAGCTGAGCTTGGATACACAAGAGATTGTACAGCCAGTGCATTAAGAACAAGGAAAACACATCTAATAGGTGTTGTTGTTGTCGACAACACCAATCCTTTCTATGCGGAAGTAATAAAGGGAATTGAACTCGAGGCTCGAAACTATGGCTATACAATATTGCTTGTGAATACTGATCGAAACTATGAAAATGAAGAAAAAGCTATAAACACTTTGTTGCAAAGACGTGTTGATGGTTTAATTATAACAGCAGTGCAAACAAGGATAGACGATATTCTCAGATTAGTCCATCAGGGAATTCCAAATGTTGTAATTGGGGCAAGATTTGAAAATATACCTACAAACTACGTATGCAGTGACGACGAACGTGGCGGATACATAGCGATGAAATACCTTTTAGACACTGGACATAAAAATGTTCTCTTTTTGAATGCTCAGAAATACAAATACGCAGCAAGAGTTAGGGAACAGGGGATGAGAAAAGCTCTAAATGAGTATGAACTAACCTTGGAAAACAAAGTTGAGTTCGGAGTCATATACTCAAATGAAGGTTTCGAAAATGCTTACGAAACTTTCCAAATGTTTCTCCAGAAGACGAAAAAAGATTTTAAGTATGATGCGATAATCTGTTATAACGACATCTTTGCCTATGCAGTTATCAAACTATTAAAAGAGCATGGACTTAAAATTCCTGAAGAACTTTCCGTTGTTGGCTTCGATGACATCAGCTTTTCGTCAATAATAGAGCCTCCGCTAACCACGGTAGCTACAGATAAAATCCGATTGGGAAGAGAAGCGTTCAAGAGTTTGATAAAGAATATTGAAACTGGTTCCATTTCGCAGATAATCTTGCCTGTTGAATTAATAATAAGAAACTCTACTAAAAACCGAAGCAATGGAAATCCTTAG
- a CDS encoding prepilin-type N-terminal cleavage/methylation domain-containing protein, with protein sequence MRISLRTGYTLVETLIAILLIAIIMGISTPVISKMAQNLPVEAKLTSLSQKLFFLLSDARREGFIGNSVVCIKYENKTFYAFIDNDFNGIPDDGKYISSFELNTKDYEGVVFKFNSMEVSKIQDLYTIDGLFVKYLSDSTFDLTYSNCTFEFSYGDKSVRVVIQDSYPKLIEK encoded by the coding sequence GTGAGAATATCTTTACGAACTGGATATACACTTGTTGAAACGCTCATCGCTATTTTGCTCATCGCTATTATAATGGGAATCTCCACGCCGGTTATCTCTAAAATGGCACAAAATCTTCCTGTAGAAGCGAAACTTACTTCTCTTTCTCAAAAGCTTTTTTTCTTGCTTTCCGATGCTCGAAGAGAAGGGTTCATTGGAAACTCTGTGGTTTGTATAAAATATGAAAACAAAACATTCTATGCGTTTATTGACAACGATTTTAACGGTATTCCAGACGATGGAAAGTATATATCTTCTTTCGAGTTGAATACTAAAGATTACGAAGGCGTGGTTTTCAAATTTAACAGCATGGAGGTTAGCAAAATACAAGACCTGTATACAATAGACGGTCTTTTTGTTAAATATCTCTCAGATTCTACGTTTGACCTGACTTACTCAAATTGTACCTTTGAATTTTCATATGGTGACAAATCGGTTCGGGTAGTCATACAGGATTCTTACCCAAAGTTGATTGAAAAGTAG
- a CDS encoding RpiB/LacA/LacB family sugar-phosphate isomerase, with product MADKRIVIGSDKSGFTLKEAVKRYLQEKGYEVEDVGTLDPENWLPYYVVAPRVAKKIQSGEYERGILICGTGAGMSIVANKFKGIYAVAVEGSYTGKMAKVVNNANVLTMGGWVIAPEQACDIVDKWLDSSFTEGFPEWRQEFLKNAYKEVQKIEEENFK from the coding sequence ATGGCTGATAAAAGGATAGTTATTGGTTCTGATAAATCAGGTTTCACTTTAAAAGAAGCGGTGAAAAGGTACCTTCAAGAGAAAGGATACGAAGTAGAAGACGTGGGAACTTTGGACCCAGAAAATTGGCTTCCTTACTATGTTGTTGCACCGCGTGTTGCGAAAAAGATTCAGTCGGGAGAATACGAGAGAGGGATATTGATATGCGGAACAGGTGCAGGTATGTCGATAGTTGCTAATAAATTCAAAGGTATATACGCGGTTGCCGTTGAAGGTAGCTACACAGGAAAGATGGCAAAAGTTGTAAATAACGCAAATGTGCTTACAATGGGTGGTTGGGTTATTGCTCCTGAACAAGCATGTGATATTGTGGATAAATGGCTTGACTCTTCTTTTACAGAAGGTTTTCCAGAATGGCGCCAAGAATTTTTGAAGAATGCGTATAAAGAAGTTCAGAAAATTGAGGAGGAAAACTTTAAATAA
- a CDS encoding alpha/beta hydrolase produces the protein MVSFNYTGKITDFTQGYIMKSKKFRGIYTRFHTLYPNPEKGTEIVEYYIFDPKEEPVGILFILHGLGTSNIPFLLWMATHLANANVRVVMPILPGNFTRVAHGSVSGKDFFDADVEKATKFWEQAVVDVLSVIDLLKSQNLWVDNAHLFGFCLGGMISVMINAIRNDFKKTILMTVGGEMATLMWHSPTLAYFRRSIEKLKSNEKTRGKLKHFIDDQKKIKEIFEEQLKMLKQFKSVEEMQSSNIHPYLKLDPIAYAQFVDREKIIFVEALFDKALPKRSRKLLWEALGKPKRYIIPSGHVTWLPCGFFVGRFILQNMGIKEFKKQMELLKKIELEEKK, from the coding sequence ATGGTAAGTTTCAATTACACAGGTAAAATCACCGATTTTACACAAGGATATATAATGAAATCGAAGAAGTTTCGTGGTATATACACTCGTTTTCACACACTATACCCTAATCCAGAGAAAGGTACAGAAATCGTCGAATACTATATTTTTGACCCCAAGGAAGAGCCCGTCGGCATATTATTTATTTTGCATGGGCTTGGAACATCCAATATCCCATTTTTACTGTGGATGGCAACACACCTTGCAAATGCTAATGTCAGAGTCGTAATGCCAATTTTGCCGGGAAACTTTACAAGGGTTGCACATGGTTCTGTCAGTGGAAAAGATTTCTTTGATGCAGATGTCGAGAAGGCTACAAAATTTTGGGAACAGGCAGTTGTTGATGTGTTGTCCGTAATTGACCTTTTGAAATCTCAGAACCTGTGGGTCGACAACGCTCATCTATTTGGTTTTTGTCTTGGCGGTATGATATCGGTTATGATAAACGCCATTCGAAACGATTTCAAAAAAACCATCCTAATGACTGTTGGTGGAGAAATGGCAACCCTTATGTGGCATTCACCTACGTTAGCGTATTTTAGAAGAAGTATTGAAAAACTCAAATCAAACGAAAAAACCAGAGGAAAATTAAAACACTTTATCGATGACCAGAAGAAAATAAAGGAGATTTTTGAGGAACAATTAAAAATGTTAAAACAGTTCAAATCAGTTGAAGAAATGCAATCGAGCAATATACACCCCTATCTGAAATTAGACCCCATTGCATACGCTCAGTTTGTGGATAGAGAAAAGATAATCTTTGTGGAAGCACTTTTTGACAAAGCACTTCCGAAAAGAAGTAGGAAGTTGCTATGGGAGGCATTGGGAAAACCAAAGCGGTATATCATACCAAGTGGACACGTCACATGGCTTCCATGTGGCTTCTTTGTTGGACGGTTCATATTACAAAATATGGGAATCAAGGAGTTTAAAAAACAGATGGAACTACTGAAGAAAATAGAACTTGAAGAAAAGAAGTAG
- a CDS encoding prepilin-type N-terminal cleavage/methylation domain-containing protein, which yields MRKRFGYTFVEVLISLIVISIFFAILTLVMDMTLRSYRVSKSTLYSLYANSYVNFLFDVIEGELKWAGSGSTLFVNQSNKNLQLLRPVFTPGNAGSYTRPGTIYRDITDHLWLNDSIDIEKTNDGFIIYVTYVITYPVTLKRNSDGTYSPLQSGYLGPAGWAILTTALSPSSDGYQPRYAKLRYYLNGQPFSGGNVSPSDRFTLKEINLAVQSVELDLLPTDNFVYPISRFKNAVFNNGYVTRSFRQVRIEYRASEKRFVMTRFMPALDLTTNYFPVTLLENVEYVEAYLVYDQGGNTNKIRFDNRSDWNTYKNSPEIKAIKDNIIGIELKIKWKMPWSDIVGSTGEVEKTKFIVLPQGVK from the coding sequence ATGAGAAAGCGATTTGGTTACACTTTTGTAGAAGTTCTAATAAGCTTGATAGTGATTTCCATATTCTTTGCCATACTTACGTTGGTTATGGATATGACTTTGAGGTCTTATAGGGTTTCAAAATCCACTTTGTATTCGCTTTACGCGAACAGTTATGTCAATTTTCTTTTCGATGTAATAGAAGGTGAACTGAAATGGGCTGGTAGTGGGTCAACGTTGTTTGTGAATCAAAGTAATAAGAATTTGCAACTTCTTAGACCCGTATTTACACCTGGAAATGCTGGGAGTTACACTAGACCTGGGACGATATACCGGGATATTACCGACCATCTTTGGCTCAATGACAGTATAGACATTGAAAAGACGAATGATGGTTTCATAATTTACGTAACTTATGTGATTACATATCCGGTGACACTCAAGCGAAATTCAGATGGAACTTACTCACCTCTCCAAAGTGGTTACTTAGGACCTGCTGGATGGGCTATATTAACAACTGCACTCTCGCCATCAAGTGATGGATACCAACCAAGGTATGCAAAGCTGAGATATTATCTAAATGGTCAACCATTCAGCGGTGGAAACGTTAGCCCTTCTGACCGTTTCACTTTAAAAGAAATTAACCTTGCGGTTCAATCAGTAGAGCTTGACCTTTTACCTACCGACAACTTTGTTTATCCTATTTCAAGGTTTAAGAATGCAGTTTTTAACAATGGATACGTTACCCGTTCATTTAGACAAGTAAGAATTGAATACAGAGCTTCTGAAAAGAGATTCGTTATGACAAGGTTTATGCCTGCACTCGATTTGACAACTAATTACTTTCCTGTGACACTTTTAGAAAACGTAGAGTATGTTGAGGCTTATTTAGTTTATGACCAAGGTGGAAACACAAATAAAATAAGATTCGACAATAGAAGTGATTGGAATACATATAAAAACAGTCCGGAAATTAAAGCAATCAAGGATAACATAATAGGCATCGAGCTCAAAATTAAATGGAAGATGCCTTGGTCGGATATCGTTGGGAGCACGGGAGAAGTGGAAAAGACGAAATTCATTGTTTTGCCTCAGGGCGTAAAATAG
- the pepV gene encoding dipeptidase PepV, which translates to MSDINKIINEKVDKYFDEILEALKKVIAIKSVMGEPKDGMPFGEGPAKALHETLKIAEELGFRSVNVDNYAGHVEYGEGGKLYAVLGHLDVVPEGDIERWTSNPFELVIRDGKMYGRGVSDDKGPSIGALFALKIASELVDKPKNRVRVIFGTNEENGSQCLKYYFTKEPYPDAAVTPDGDFPAVFAEKGIVTYTIKRTITKDYSTKLVELKAGTAANVVPEECIAIIESDKLNEIAYLVSNYIGKCKYEYKVDGNRITIKSLGKSAHGAHPEAGINAASGMLELLSRIGFGPENETIRTLYERLGKDYYGIGLGISGQDDVSKKLTCNLGILKLENDTITAVINIRHPIFFNVDMITMQIKEAMKGFEVERTSYSKPLYVSKDSDFMRLLLKIYREETQDMSEPISIGGGTYARSVPYGVAYGAVFPGEDTHMHQPDECWSLESFKKYIRIYTKLIYAWLTE; encoded by the coding sequence ATGTCAGACATCAACAAAATCATCAACGAAAAGGTTGATAAGTATTTTGATGAAATCTTAGAAGCTCTTAAAAAGGTTATAGCGATTAAATCTGTCATGGGTGAACCAAAAGATGGGATGCCTTTTGGTGAGGGACCAGCAAAAGCCTTACATGAAACCCTGAAGATAGCGGAAGAACTTGGATTTAGGAGTGTGAACGTTGATAACTACGCAGGACATGTTGAATACGGCGAAGGTGGAAAACTTTACGCTGTACTTGGACATTTAGATGTTGTTCCCGAAGGTGATATAGAGAGGTGGACAAGCAATCCGTTTGAATTGGTGATTAGAGATGGCAAGATGTACGGAAGAGGTGTTTCTGACGATAAAGGACCTAGCATAGGAGCACTTTTTGCGTTAAAGATAGCCTCAGAATTGGTCGATAAACCGAAAAATAGGGTGCGTGTTATATTTGGTACAAACGAAGAAAATGGTTCGCAGTGTTTGAAGTATTACTTTACGAAAGAACCTTATCCGGATGCGGCAGTGACACCGGATGGAGATTTTCCTGCAGTTTTTGCAGAAAAAGGTATAGTTACTTACACTATAAAAAGAACTATCACTAAAGACTACTCCACAAAGCTTGTTGAACTCAAGGCGGGAACAGCAGCGAATGTTGTACCAGAAGAATGTATTGCAATTATTGAGTCTGATAAGTTGAACGAAATTGCATATTTAGTGTCTAATTACATAGGAAAGTGCAAATACGAATACAAAGTTGATGGTAACAGAATCACAATTAAATCACTTGGCAAGTCTGCACACGGTGCTCATCCAGAAGCTGGAATTAATGCGGCTTCAGGTATGCTTGAATTACTTTCTAGAATTGGTTTTGGTCCGGAGAATGAAACAATTAGAACGTTATACGAACGCCTTGGAAAAGATTACTACGGTATAGGTCTTGGCATATCTGGTCAAGATGATGTGAGTAAAAAACTTACGTGCAACCTTGGGATTCTAAAGCTTGAGAACGATACGATAACTGCGGTTATAAACATTAGGCATCCGATATTCTTCAATGTGGATATGATAACAATGCAAATCAAAGAAGCTATGAAAGGATTTGAAGTAGAACGAACAAGTTACAGCAAACCTCTTTATGTGTCAAAAGACAGTGACTTTATGAGATTGCTATTGAAGATATACCGTGAAGAAACTCAAGATATGTCCGAACCTATTTCAATCGGTGGAGGTACATATGCAAGAAGCGTTCCATACGGTGTAGCTTACGGTGCGGTTTTCCCAGGAGAAGATACACACATGCACCAGCCTGATGAATGTTGGTCTTTGGAATCGTTTAAGAAATACATACGTATATACACAAAACTTATATACGCTTGGCTAACAGAGTGA
- a CDS encoding FG-GAP repeat domain-containing protein: MRKFVVNLCCLLTFLLLLVLKVYAADSMNIDWSRPNFVSSTFPISNYDQSKPESAFGAVYARNISVRVIGSNVVAVNAYKIQTVQADPGAGPFRDVSQTHAVDFDRNGYSDIVAVTYGGMLVVKRNTMPNIGTLDFQDVTSYVIGNSSYSYIAGDGTMVVDDFNNDGKLDLFLYNAKYQAAFINDVITPKPTIQDKGKNIAITRINKDSKFLTNWTVSAMASYDFDKDGYKDIIYADMSGRIWFWKNDPTRGNSRFFDTSKITLLFSDPDIGTTASNGGAVLDIGDLNGDGVPDIVAGNTDKRGIFIYYGELVNNEIKYNPTKKVAIVNLDGDLGTEASVDITIPNSKSPKYLPSFGPTIVKVTDLDRDGKPDIFVGTDAWRQGKNFGGSIYLFKGTSRDTTGKPKFTSLELVKGSYSSENKPPYDFDAGAIGDLDNDGIPDFVAADGNHSGNFYKVITKTVQQYVTEPGILLSDYLTNLVNFKLPDGTITRGIPRSVLQYYFVYAIEVEVSFTNDGSGKFEIRYSKGAIKDPTIIDPKNFPLMLDPNKIDPNTKEWLPMDPKPVPFNGSFKARVVLSTPSPDPQILIVLYPDNQNTAPHLKSVVYRIWTKPATVEIKGFRWLKSTW; this comes from the coding sequence ATGAGAAAGTTTGTTGTTAACCTTTGCTGCTTGTTGACATTCTTACTTTTGTTGGTCCTAAAAGTTTACGCTGCAGATTCGATGAATATTGATTGGAGTAGGCCAAACTTTGTATCAAGCACTTTTCCAATCTCTAATTACGACCAATCTAAACCGGAAAGTGCTTTTGGAGCTGTCTATGCAAGGAACATTTCCGTTCGTGTTATAGGTAGTAACGTTGTTGCTGTTAACGCTTACAAAATCCAAACTGTCCAGGCGGACCCAGGAGCGGGTCCCTTCAGGGACGTGTCTCAAACACATGCTGTGGATTTTGACAGGAACGGATATTCAGACATAGTTGCTGTAACATACGGTGGTATGTTGGTTGTGAAACGAAATACGATGCCAAACATCGGAACTCTTGACTTCCAGGATGTTACATCATATGTTATAGGAAATTCAAGCTACAGTTACATAGCTGGTGACGGGACAATGGTGGTGGATGATTTTAATAACGACGGTAAACTTGACTTGTTCTTGTACAATGCAAAGTATCAAGCTGCATTTATCAACGATGTGATAACCCCGAAACCAACAATTCAAGATAAGGGTAAAAATATAGCGATAACTCGTATTAATAAAGATTCAAAGTTCCTGACAAATTGGACAGTCAGTGCAATGGCAAGTTACGACTTTGACAAAGACGGATACAAAGACATAATTTACGCGGACATGAGTGGAAGAATATGGTTTTGGAAGAACGACCCAACACGAGGAAACAGCAGATTTTTCGATACTTCGAAGATTACTTTGCTGTTTTCAGACCCGGACATAGGCACAACTGCATCCAACGGAGGAGCTGTTCTGGATATAGGAGATTTGAACGGTGATGGTGTTCCAGACATTGTTGCAGGTAATACTGACAAAAGAGGTATATTCATATACTATGGCGAACTTGTTAATAATGAGATAAAATATAACCCAACAAAGAAGGTTGCTATAGTCAATCTTGATGGAGACCTTGGAACAGAAGCAAGTGTAGATATAACTATTCCAAACTCAAAGAGTCCAAAGTATCTGCCATCATTTGGACCAACGATAGTAAAGGTAACGGACTTAGACAGAGATGGGAAGCCAGATATCTTTGTTGGAACTGATGCATGGCGTCAGGGAAAAAACTTTGGAGGTTCGATATACTTGTTCAAAGGCACGAGTCGTGATACAACTGGGAAACCGAAGTTTACTAGTCTCGAACTTGTTAAAGGTAGTTATTCGTCGGAAAACAAACCACCGTACGATTTTGATGCTGGCGCAATTGGTGACCTTGACAACGATGGAATACCCGACTTTGTTGCAGCCGATGGAAACCACTCAGGTAACTTCTATAAAGTGATTACAAAAACTGTACAGCAGTATGTTACGGAACCTGGTATTCTCTTAAGTGATTACCTTACAAACTTAGTGAACTTCAAATTGCCTGATGGTACTATAACTAGAGGTATTCCAAGAAGTGTTTTGCAGTACTATTTTGTTTATGCAATAGAGGTAGAGGTGTCGTTTACAAACGACGGTTCAGGAAAATTTGAAATAAGATACTCCAAAGGTGCTATTAAAGACCCGACGATAATAGACCCAAAAAATTTTCCGCTTATGCTTGACCCAAATAAGATAGATCCCAATACAAAAGAATGGTTACCCATGGATCCAAAACCAGTTCCATTTAACGGGTCATTCAAGGCGCGTGTTGTACTCTCAACTCCATCACCGGATCCGCAAATTCTGATAGTATTATACCCTGACAACCAAAACACAGCACCGCATCTGAAAAGTGTGGTGTACAGAATATGGACAAAGCCCGCGACAGTTGAAATTAAAGGATTTAGATGGTTGAAAAGTACTTGGTAA
- a CDS encoding alpha/beta hydrolase family protein: MDEKRSVKFFNKLTHIAKIILFTKGILILSSFFLAFSNFLLFLTVVVILNVPLLRKSIFGRLPTDTKELRKSNVLSNQETYEYLPGLFLDVFYPSFFTESKKSQSVKGIVLFAHGGGWISGYRRQPNNLSWYRYLVSKGFIVATIDYERGYKAGIEKLIEELLQAVVFLENHLSSKLGINEKVSLMGLSAGGHLALLAASRIPERVKNVVAYYSPCDLLDIWHSASIFARFAAATTLKRLPTRARDVYERYSPINNITENYPPTLLVHGLKDSVVPYFSSVKMFKTLREKGLAAKLLLHPKGDHGFEFVLRDRRTVDIIEKTAQFLEGKLW, encoded by the coding sequence ATGGATGAAAAGCGTTCCGTCAAATTTTTCAACAAGTTAACACACATTGCGAAAATTATTTTGTTCACGAAAGGAATATTGATCTTGTCCTCGTTCTTCCTTGCTTTCTCAAACTTCTTGCTATTCTTGACTGTAGTTGTGATTCTAAACGTCCCCCTTCTCAGAAAATCAATCTTTGGAAGACTTCCCACAGACACAAAAGAACTTAGAAAATCAAATGTTTTAAGTAATCAGGAAACATACGAGTATTTGCCCGGTCTTTTTCTTGATGTGTTTTACCCTTCTTTCTTTACTGAATCTAAGAAAAGCCAATCTGTAAAAGGTATCGTGCTTTTTGCACACGGCGGAGGCTGGATTAGTGGGTACAGAAGACAACCGAATAACCTTTCTTGGTATAGATACCTTGTCAGCAAGGGGTTCATCGTAGCAACTATAGATTACGAAAGAGGATATAAAGCCGGTATCGAAAAGTTAATTGAAGAGCTGCTTCAAGCAGTTGTTTTTTTAGAAAATCATTTGTCAAGTAAACTTGGGATAAATGAAAAAGTTTCACTAATGGGATTATCGGCAGGTGGTCATCTTGCTTTATTGGCTGCTAGTCGTATCCCCGAAAGGGTTAAAAACGTTGTAGCTTACTATTCACCTTGCGACTTGCTTGATATATGGCATTCTGCTTCTATTTTTGCGAGGTTTGCTGCTGCAACAACGCTAAAGAGATTGCCTACAAGAGCAAGAGATGTGTACGAAAGGTATTCTCCTATCAACAATATAACCGAAAATTATCCACCGACTCTTCTTGTGCATGGTTTGAAGGACTCCGTTGTTCCATATTTTTCTTCCGTGAAAATGTTTAAAACACTCAGAGAAAAAGGACTGGCAGCAAAACTTCTCCTCCATCCAAAAGGTGATCATGGTTTCGAGTTTGTTTTGAGAGACCGAAGGACTGTTGATATAATAGAGAAAACCGCACAGTTTTTGGAGGGAAAGTTATGGTAA